TGAGAAGATGTGGCTGTAAACACTCTGGAACCCGCTAATGCGGCACCGTAAATTGCTGCCATGGCTGAGTGTTCACTTTCCACCCTTATCAGCTCTGCCTTTAATTGACCGCTACTAATGTACTCTGAAAGCTTTTCTAGCATCGTAGTCTGTGGTGTAATTGGATATACTGCTAAAACCTGGGGCTTAGCCTGCTTTACCGCATACGCTACTGCGTGATTTCCAACTAATGCTAAACTTCTTCTCTTTAAAGCCTGAACCATTTCATTTCACCTCCCTCACCATTTCAATTGCTTTTGTGGGACAAACTTGAGCGCAAACTCCGCATCCCTTACAGTAATCGTAGTCGATTTGAGGTAGAAGATTTTCCAGTAAATCTATGGTATTCTCTGGACAGTAAATAACGCACAATCTACATTTCGTACATTTATCGTAATTAATTACGGGTTTTTGAATTCTCCATAAGCCAGTCTTCCCAGCTGAACCGATTTTAGGCCTAGCTATGGGTATAAGGGCTGGGACTTTAATCAACTCTTTTCACCTCCTTATATCCTCGTTCAACTGCTTCTACGTTCAACTCACCTAATTTACCAGAGAACTGATCCTTAACTGCTTCTTCTAGGGCAGTGAGTGATGGCTGACCTAATATTCGTACTAAAGCCCCTACCATTGCGGTGTTAACGACAGCCCAACCTGCTATGACTAAGCCTAATTCCTTAGCTATAGAAGTAGCATTTACAATGTACTCATTTTTCCATGCTCTCTTAGCCTCCGGTGTATTAAGTAATAAGAACCCATTACCCTTTAACCCCTCAGTTACGTTAACTATTTGAAGAAGAGAAGGATCAAATACCGCTACCCCGTCTGGATTGTAAACCTCCCTGTGTAGGAGTATTGGCTTATCAGAAAGTCTAATGAAAGATACTACTGGTGCCCCTCTTCTCTCACCACCATAAAATGGGATTGATTGTCCATACTTATCTTCTAATACTAAAGCCTTAACTATCAATTCTCCTGCTGTAACTACACCTTGTCCCCCTCTACCCCTTAAAGCTAATTCAATAAGCATTATACCACATATTAATAATTTCCTTCAAAGAAGAAAATACTGTTTTAGAAAAGAACAACATAAAAATGTTTAACGGCATTAAACACATTACCCCTTAATATTGATCAGCCTATCTAAGAGAAATGAGACATGAGTAAATTGTGAAGATTAGTATTGTAGTTTATAATAATAATAATAGAAGAAGATTATCTACCATATTTTGTATTTATTCCCCAC
The nucleotide sequence above comes from Sulfolobus tengchongensis. Encoded proteins:
- a CDS encoding 4Fe-4S binding protein codes for the protein MIKVPALIPIARPKIGSAGKTGLWRIQKPVINYDKCTKCRLCVIYCPENTIDLLENLLPQIDYDYCKGCGVCAQVCPTKAIEMVREVK
- a CDS encoding 2-oxoacid:acceptor oxidoreductase family protein, which gives rise to MMLIELALRGRGGQGVVTAGELIVKALVLEDKYGQSIPFYGGERRGAPVVSFIRLSDKPILLHREVYNPDGVAVFDPSLLQIVNVTEGLKGNGFLLLNTPEAKRAWKNEYIVNATSIAKELGLVIAGWAVVNTAMVGALVRILGQPSLTALEEAVKDQFSGKLGELNVEAVERGYKEVKRVD